The genomic region CGTGCTGCGCACGTCCAAGCGCCGGTTCCCGACGCGCTTGTCGCCATGTGATGTAGCTTCACCTCTCATGGAGGCAAGCAAACAAGCCGCTGCCGCAGGCAGTGTCCTTCCCCTGTGAGAGGAGGGCGAAGCCGGGAATAGCGGCATGAACAGTTTCATGCTGCCCGGCGTAGCGGGTCGCGCTCTGCGCGGCCCTGGCCACCGCCAGGCTTCAAAAGTGGCTCTTTGCTCTCGCCTCTCACATTGCTATGAAAGCCGTCCCCTCTCGGAAACCTTCCCTGGCCAGTCACCCCGTTCGCACATCCGGTGTGCTCGCACTACTCGGACTGTCCCTGTCCTCGCCCTTCGGGCCATCGTCGCTTGGCTCCGATGTTCAACTTTGCTCCAGGCAAAGTTGTCGCCTGCGTGAAAGCAGCGCTTTCACTTCGAGGCTCACCCACCGCTGTACCTCCCTTATTTATACGGATCACAGCGCCGGTGTTTCGAGATTCTGTGGGAGTTGTAGGAAGAACGTGGTGCCTTGGCCTAGCCGGGATTGGACTTTGACTTTGCCGCGAAGCACGCTCACGACCCAGTTGTAGACAAAGTGCAGCCCCAGGCCAGAGTTGCCCTTGCCGCGACCTGTGGTAACGAAAGGGTCGAAGATCTGGGGGATAAAGCTGGGCTCAATGCCCTTGCCGTTGTCAGAAACCGTAATAGATACCCAACCTTTCTCCAGCCTGGCTTTAATGTTGATGCTGCCTTTGTTGTTAGTGTCAAAGCCATGATCCAAGGCGTTTGTGATTAGGTTCTGTAGCACCTGGGACAGGGTGCCGGGCTGCGAACGCATTTCAATCTCTGGCGGTATATCCAGCACTATCGCAACATGCTGTTTGGCCGCTCGTATCTTTATGGCGTCGGTAAGGTCGTTTGCTACTTGCAGCAGTTTAAAAGCAACAACGTCTTCGTTACTGCGGTCTATGGCCAGCCGTTTAAAGCGTTGCACCAAGGTAACGGAACGGGCCAAGTTCTGCTCAGCCAAGGCCAGTCCCTGTTCGGCATTGACAAGAAAGCTATCCAGATCAGAGCGGGTGAGGCCGCCGCTAATTTGAGCCTTAAGGGTGTCCAAATCACTTTGTTGTTTGGATATGGCCATCATGGCGCTGCCGATAGGGGTGTTGAGCTCATGGGCAACACCCGCCACCATCATGCCGAGGGAGGAGAGCTTCCTGGCTTCGACCAAATCATCTTGCAGGACTTGCTGCTGCTCAAGCAGGGTTTGAGCTTGTTGCTGTGCCTCAAAAAGGCGCTGATTGTCGCGGTCCAGCTGATCGTTTAGCCCCTTGAGGCTGTGCAGGTAATTGCGCTCGTGCCTGATAAGCCAAATCCCTGGGATAAAAAGCACCAAAGCAATCACGCCTGCCTCCCACAGTACGCGCTGCCGGTTTGCCTGGGTTTGTGCAGCCGGGGTGATAGCCAGTAGGAAAATATCGCGGCTGCCATCTGCCATCAGGCTGCTGCGTTCACTGGATACGCTGCCAAGTTTAAAGGCCATTGCATTGTCCGTCTTATCCTTGGTCAGCTCCTGCCACAATGCCGGTGTCTGTGTTTTTAGATTGTATTGAGGGTGGTTGAGATCGCGCCCCCACTGCCAGTCACTTTGTGGCGATAGCAACCAGTAGCCGTTGTCGTCGGCGATGCTGAGTTGGGTTTGATGCTGCTTGAGCGAGCTTAAGTGTTTGAATAATTTGGTGAGATCGTAGTTGAGGATCAATACCCCGTTGGGCATGGGGTCGATAATGCCGGTATGAAAGGCCACCCTTACCGTCGGTTTAAAAGGACGCTCCACTGCGCCATGTTCAACGTTGAGGTCGATAGGGGAAAAGTACAAAGCCGGCGGCATGGTCTTCATGGCATCGGCAAAGTAATAGCGGTTGGCCTTGTTTTGTAGCTGCCAAGGTTGGGCAATCACCGTCTTTTGGTTCTTGATGTCGACCCTCACCATTTCCATGCCGCTTTCATCCAGCCATCGCACCTGCTGGAGATTACGGATGGACAGCCCGAAGCGGGTAAAAACATCGGCGGCTATGCCAAGTTGAGGGGCCTGTTGCCTGTCCAGGGCGATATTGAGGGAGTGGTCGAGGTGCAGCAGGTTCAGGGCATTGCGAATATCCCCCAGTTCGCGGTTAATAAGGGCGATAGCGCTGGTCAGCAGATTGTGGTGATCCCGCTCCATGTCGCTTTGAATATCTGCGAGCTTGGTTTTGTACCAGAAGCCAGCTACCAGCAACGGCAGCAGCAGCACCGTCAGGTAAAGTAGCTGCAGGTAACTGCGGTTGTGGTAACGGCGACTTGCCATCAACGGGCCTGGGTGGCAAGCCAATCGAGCAAAGCCGGCAAAGGCATGGGCCTGGCGTAGTAGTAGCCCTGGCCCAGGGTGCAGCCCAGTTGCAACAGCATGCTCGATTGCTCTTCCGTCTCAATACCTTCGGCGACGATGGTGTAGTCAAACTTCTCCCCCAGCCTTATCACCATGTCTGCAAGCGAGTGGGTTACTTCGCTAAGCAGCAGGTCCTGCACAAAACTGCGGTCCAGCTTGATGATGTCGATTGGCATCCAGGCCAGATGAGCCAGGGACGAATACCCGGTACCAAAGTCATCCAAAGCGATCTTCAGCCCAGTTTTTCGCAGATCCTCCAACAGCGGGCTGATTTCGTCATAGTCGGCCATGGCCTGGGATTCGGTGATCTCCAGCTCCAAGAAGGGGGCCAGCAACGGGTTTTGTGTCAGCACATTGGTCAGCCGCTCCATATAGCGGGGATTGACCAGATCCTTAAGGCAGGCGTTGAAGGACAATTGCAGGTAGAAGCCGAGTTGGTGCAACTGCTTGATGGCTTTGATGCACTCTTCAAAAACAAAGATATCGATAACATGGCTGGTGCCGGAGGCTTCGGCCAGGCGCATAAACAGCTCCGGCGAGATCATGGTGCCGTCTGCGGTTCGCCAGCGGATCAACGCCTCCAGCCCCAACGGCCGGCCATCGCCCAGTTTGACCTTTGGCTGGAACACCAAAAAGAACTCGTTGTTTTCCAAGGCGCTGAACGAGCGCTGCAATATCTCGTAATGCTCCCGCTGCTGGCGCGCTATCTGCGGGCAATAAGGCAGGTAGGAAAGGCCTTTTTCATGGGCTTTGGTCAAGCTTACCCGCGCTAGGTTCAGCACATCTTCGCCGCTCAGCTCTCCCACTTCGCTAAGGCTGATGCTGGTGACGGTGAGTGGCAGGGAGTGAAGCACTGCGTCGACCGTCACTTCAAAGGAGTCCAGCCGTTTGAGTTGTTCTTCTCCCGGCATGGCGCCTTGGCTGACCATCACCGCCAGGGTGTCTGAGGCGATGCGGGCGATGTCTCTGAATATCGGGTCGCCGGCCGCCAGTTGCAGCACCAGTTGCTGGATGATGCGCTCGATATGGTCGTGGCCGAAGGTCAGGCTGCAAGAGAAGTGGTCGTCGATGGAAATGGCGATAAGGGAAGTAGCCCGGCGCTCTTCTTCGTTGAGCAAAGACAGCTCTCGCAGCAGCCAGTTACGGTTGTGGATCTTCAAAGACGAGTCCAGGTACGCGAGCTCATTGAGGCGATTGGTCAGGGCTATCTGGGTAAAGCCGATGCGGGCGTTCTCGGCAAAAACCTGCAAGAGTCTGATATGGCTGGTACTGAGCTTGATGGGGGATTTCACCACGATCAGGTAGTGCTGGTTTAGCTCGGGGCTAAATTCGCGGTTCACCTGCGACTTGAAGTAAAACACCGAGCAATGCTCGTTGATGGTATTGGCCTGGTTTTTAAGGGCATTTTTAATGGCGCTGCGAATGTCGTCCGTCAGCGGCGCCAGGGCTGTTGCCTCGTCCCCCAGCTCTGCCACCGTCATGCCGTTAAAGGCGCCGCTGGCGCAAATTACCTTTTGTGGCACCCCGTCATCGTAGAGCAGGGCGACGATACCGTCTGCGGTGGCTGATAAGCCGATGATCTCGGATACCTGTTCCAGTATCGACAGGGCAAACTGCTCGGTGTTTTGCCGGTTGATCATGGCGCGGGAGGCATCGGCAATCATCTGCAGGCCGTTGCGGGCCTGTTCCAACTCGATAAGGGTCTGCCAAGAGCGTAGGTTGGTGGTGACAATGGACGGTAGCCGGCCTTTGAGTTCGGATTTATCCCAGTATTCGTTGATGTCGTAGTTGTCGATAACGTCATTGCGCGGCGCCACGCCGGGCTGGCCGGTCAACAGCACGATGCGCACTGACTGGTTACCAATCACGTTACGAATGGTCTCCACCAGCCGCAGCCCGGCGTCGTCTACCTCCATCACCACGTCCAGCAGAATAAGGGCGATATCGCTGTGGCAGTTGATGGCGTCGATGGCGGTAGGAATGGAGTTGGCGGTCAACACCTCTACCCGGCGGCCAAGGTAGTGGAGGTTTGATAGGGAATAAAGGATGGAGGCCTGAAAGCCCGGGTCATCCTCAACCGAGAGAATACGCCAGGGAGCCGAGTCTTGTTGGGGGCTGGTGTCCTTGTCTCCGGTCTTTTCCCTGGCAAACTCAAAAAGATCGTTCCTGATCATGGTTATTCCTGCTACCTGCCGTAACCGGCGGCTGCCCGGCGGTTAGATTGTCTGTAAGTCACTATCACTTATAGGCATTGGCAAGCTTGGCCGCCAGTGAGGTTGCCGTGTTGGGAACGGAGTTTGTTGGGAATTTGCCCCCTCTTGCCGGGCCTTGAGGCTGGTATCTCAAAGCCGGCATCGGTAGGCTCTGGTTATTCTTTCTTTTCTGATGAGTTGTACATCATGCAGGCATTGTTGTTTGTTGCCCTGGGCGGCGCTGTGGGCGCCATGTTGCGTTTTGGCATCAGCGAGTTTGCGGTTTGGCTGCTGGGCCGCGGCTTTCCCTACGGAACCCTGGCGGTAAACCTGCTGGGCTCCCTGCTGATGGGCATCCTGATGGGTCTTATTCTTAGTGGCCAAATGGAAAACTACCCCTGGCGTAACCTCATCGGCATCGGTTTTCTGGGGGCTTTGACCACCTTTTCCACCTTCGCCATGGACAACGTGCTGCTGCTGGAGCAGGGCGACTTTTTAAAAGCCGGCCTCAACATCTTCCTCAATCTGAGCCTGACCATCTTGTTGGCCGTGGCCGGCATGGCGTTGGTCCGCCACCATCTGTAAGGAGCGGCCATGAGCAACGCACTGACTCTCGAGCGTATCTTCTCGGCGCCGGGGCTTTCCGGTGCTGCCTTGCGGGCGCCGGCTTTTTCTCCCGACGGGCGCCTGGTGACCTTCTTACAAGGCCGCGACAACGACCCCAGTCGGCTGGACTTATGGGCCTATGACATCGCCAGCGGCACATTGCGGCTGCTGGTGGATGCCGACCAACTGCACCAAGGGGACGAATCCCTCAGCGACGAGGAAAAAGCCCGCCGTGAGCGCCAGCGCCTCTTTGCCTCGGGCATTGTCGAATACCACTGGTCCCACGACGGCAAGGCGTTGCTGTTCCCCCTGGCTGGCAACCTTTACTACTACCCGTTAGGGGGGCAGGCGCGCCAGCTCACCGATTCTGCGGCTTTTGATCTCGACGCCAAGTTCAGCCCCGACGACACCCAGGTGGCCTTTGTGCGCGACCAGAACCTCTGGGTG from Gallaecimonas pentaromativorans harbors:
- a CDS encoding sensor histidine kinase gives rise to the protein MASRRYHNRSYLQLLYLTVLLLPLLVAGFWYKTKLADIQSDMERDHHNLLTSAIALINRELGDIRNALNLLHLDHSLNIALDRQQAPQLGIAADVFTRFGLSIRNLQQVRWLDESGMEMVRVDIKNQKTVIAQPWQLQNKANRYYFADAMKTMPPALYFSPIDLNVEHGAVERPFKPTVRVAFHTGIIDPMPNGVLILNYDLTKLFKHLSSLKQHQTQLSIADDNGYWLLSPQSDWQWGRDLNHPQYNLKTQTPALWQELTKDKTDNAMAFKLGSVSSERSSLMADGSRDIFLLAITPAAQTQANRQRVLWEAGVIALVLFIPGIWLIRHERNYLHSLKGLNDQLDRDNQRLFEAQQQAQTLLEQQQVLQDDLVEARKLSSLGMMVAGVAHELNTPIGSAMMAISKQQSDLDTLKAQISGGLTRSDLDSFLVNAEQGLALAEQNLARSVTLVQRFKRLAIDRSNEDVVAFKLLQVANDLTDAIKIRAAKQHVAIVLDIPPEIEMRSQPGTLSQVLQNLITNALDHGFDTNNKGSINIKARLEKGWVSITVSDNGKGIEPSFIPQIFDPFVTTGRGKGNSGLGLHFVYNWVVSVLRGKVKVQSRLGQGTTFFLQLPQNLETPAL
- a CDS encoding EAL domain-containing protein — its product is MIRNDLFEFAREKTGDKDTSPQQDSAPWRILSVEDDPGFQASILYSLSNLHYLGRRVEVLTANSIPTAIDAINCHSDIALILLDVVMEVDDAGLRLVETIRNVIGNQSVRIVLLTGQPGVAPRNDVIDNYDINEYWDKSELKGRLPSIVTTNLRSWQTLIELEQARNGLQMIADASRAMINRQNTEQFALSILEQVSEIIGLSATADGIVALLYDDGVPQKVICASGAFNGMTVAELGDEATALAPLTDDIRSAIKNALKNQANTINEHCSVFYFKSQVNREFSPELNQHYLIVVKSPIKLSTSHIRLLQVFAENARIGFTQIALTNRLNELAYLDSSLKIHNRNWLLRELSLLNEEERRATSLIAISIDDHFSCSLTFGHDHIERIIQQLVLQLAAGDPIFRDIARIASDTLAVMVSQGAMPGEEQLKRLDSFEVTVDAVLHSLPLTVTSISLSEVGELSGEDVLNLARVSLTKAHEKGLSYLPYCPQIARQQREHYEILQRSFSALENNEFFLVFQPKVKLGDGRPLGLEALIRWRTADGTMISPELFMRLAEASGTSHVIDIFVFEECIKAIKQLHQLGFYLQLSFNACLKDLVNPRYMERLTNVLTQNPLLAPFLELEITESQAMADYDEISPLLEDLRKTGLKIALDDFGTGYSSLAHLAWMPIDIIKLDRSFVQDLLLSEVTHSLADMVIRLGEKFDYTIVAEGIETEEQSSMLLQLGCTLGQGYYYARPMPLPALLDWLATQAR
- the crcB gene encoding fluoride efflux transporter CrcB; the protein is MQALLFVALGGAVGAMLRFGISEFAVWLLGRGFPYGTLAVNLLGSLLMGILMGLILSGQMENYPWRNLIGIGFLGALTTFSTFAMDNVLLLEQGDFLKAGLNIFLNLSLTILLAVAGMALVRHHL